TTTTCTGAAAACATTATCTCTCTAAACAGTTTCTTCTTCTCCTAGCTCTAGCCTTCCATTCCACTGACTCGGTGCATATTCTGTTTGGTGGTACCCCTACGACTGTCCCGTAGAGAGCTTCCAAACCATTCGATTGGTTTTATGTTCCGTAGTCGGTAAGTggtttttcccttttctccGCTGTTTCTAAAACCTAGGGCATGCTATTTTACTGAATGCATGCCACTAAAAGCGTTCTATTTCAAATTTGTGGTAATTTCTAGCCTAAAAAGCTAATTCTATCATCATTTGGTGATTTATAGGGTGTCTTTGAAATTTGTTGTGAGGAGCATTGTTTAGAGCGTTCCTGTCAAGTTAAACTGTGAAACTTTCCAGGTAAAGGGAGctagataaaatttattgagtGATTGTATGTCGTTTAACTGTGTTGCACTTGGTACTTATATGCTGTTTTAGTTATGTAATTAATTGTTGAACTGGTTGAGTTGCATATTTTATAATGACTGATTGTGaatatgttaattattattatttggaaataaattgGGGAAAACTTTGTTGTTGTAATTAAATTGGTTGAAAGGGTGTGTGtcatgagagaaaagaaagggaGAGTATTGGAATGTTTTagataatagaagaaataaacAGGAGAGAAATTTGCATGGGAATGGCCTGATTTCAACTTCTGCACCTAaggttttatatattataatatattatacatgTGAATTCAACTTCTTCTGGAATATaaggttttatatatattataatatattatttacgtGAATTCAAGTTCTTCTGTAATCTaagcttttatatattataatatattattattataacacaattatatatataaaagcactTATAATAGTNNNNNNNNNNNNNNNNNNNNNNNNNNNNNNNNNNNNNNNNNNNNNNNNNNNNNNNNNNNNNNNNNNNNNNNNNNNNNNNNNNNNNNNNNNNNNNNNNNNNNNNNNNNNNNNNNNNNNNNNNNNNNNNNNNNNNNNNNNNNNNNNNNNNNNNNNNNNNNNNNNNNNNNNNNNNNNNNNNNNNNNNNNNNNNNNNNNNNNNNNNNNNNNNNNNNNNNNNNNNNNNNNNNNNNNNNNNNNNNNNNNNNNNNNNNNNNNNNNNNNNNNNNNNNNNNNNNNNNNNNNNNNNNNNNNNNNNNNNNNNNNNNNNNNNNNNNNNNNNNNNNNNNNNNNNNNNNNNNNNNNNNNNNNNNNNNNNNNNNNNNNNNNNNNNNNNNNNNNNNNNNNNNNNNNNNNNNNNNNNNNNNNNNNNNNNNNNNNNNNNNNNNNNNNNNNNNNNNNNNNNNNNNNNNNNNNNNNNNNNNNNNNNNNNNNNNNNNNNNNNNNNNNNNNNNNNNNNNNNNNNNNNNNNNNNNNNNNNNNNNNNNNNNNNNNNNNNNNNNNNNNNNNNNNNNNNNNNNNNNNNNNNNNNNNNNNNNNNNNNNNNNNNNNNNNNNNNNNNNNNNNNNNNNNNNNNNNNNNNNNNNNNNNNNNNNNNNNNNNNNNNNNNNNNNNNNNNNNNNNNNNNNNNNNNNNNNNNNNNNNNNNNNNNNNNNNNNNNNNNNNNNNNNNNNNNNNNNNNNNNNNNNNNNNNNNNNNNNNNNNNNNNNNNNNNNNNNNNNNNNNNNNNNNNNNNNNNNNNNNNNNNNNNNNNNNNNNNNNNNNNNNNNNNNNNNNNNNNNNNNNNNNNNNNNNNNNNNNNNNNNNNNNNNNNNNNNNNNNNNNNNNNNNNNNNNNNNNNNNNNNNNNNNNNNNNNNNNNNNNNNNNNNNNNNNNNNNNNNNNNNNNNNNNNNNNNNNNNNNNNNNNNNNNNNNNNNNNNNNNNNNNNNNNNNNNNNNNNNNNNNNNNNNNNNNNNNNNNNNNNNNNNNNNNNNNNNNGGGggggggggttatccctaacactccaacggtctttcattctcacttagagaggattgacgcgtgtggtgggagtagtgggaggtcctagggtagacGCTGTCACTAGAGGTCTATACTACGGTAACGGACTAGCCTTGTGTATGGTCGGGTGGAACCccttggcaatggctttgcaaagcagtagggaccatcacaagtgcacaacccgccccagctctacaTTCATTCTATATCCGGACGTATCTAAGAGTCTTTACATGATAAAATGATTGTCTTAATTAAGTTTATGAGATAAGTGCTTATGTTCATGATGGCTTATATGCTTGTATGTAAATGGATGTTCTCGATAATGCTAGAATAATTTGCCATGatttgtatgtttgtttgagacctagctcacccttgtatgtttgtatgtgtttgccttcccccttgcgatgatcatccaatcctttggatgtgagcagtaggtgatgaggTACCCTTGGAGCAGGCGTTGGAGGCTGAGGAAGATCCAACACCCAGTACTTAGGACGTCTATTAGTTATTTCTATAGATTGTTATTTCGGAGAACACTCTTTAGGTCTTTTTAATGGTTAGTAATCTTATAATTTGGGAAACCTTAGAAAACTTGTACttaagtttcttttctttttaattctttctatattttggatgactgtaacaTCAATCTCTAAACTACCATTTTACTCTGAGTGTTCTTCTTATTGGAATGATGACATTTTTATCATATAAGTTTGGCATATAAATGGAAtgtcacacacacatatacatatatatatatatatatatatatatatatatatatatatataatatgaacaATAGTAAATAGTATAtctaatatcttttataaactaaaaagatTTCTTTCAATCTTTATAGTCATTCACTCTATGtccttaaaacatatttatggAAGGCTTTTTATTCCttaaaacagaatatgaaatgaAGTTGGTTGAATTAAGAAAGAATTAGTagatttaaatgaaattttcttACTAATTATAATTGACCTGagtaatctaattttaatttttaagttaataatgttatattaattaattattttattatatataaaaatataaataataaggaATTAAAAGCATAATCTATTCTGTcttaatataatcaaattataatgtACAATCAATCttggtttttattttagatactCGGAAATGTACAACCaatcttaattaattacttatacAAAATATTGGAAAGGATTGGAGGTAGATAGATATGTATTCGTGTCACTCAAAATGTCACTTATCAaatcaaatgtatttttatttatatttacatgctATAAATAATACTAGTCAACggtgatatttatttatatcactATACAAATAATATGTATTTGTGTCACTCAAAATGTCAGttatcaaatcaaatatattttatttatagtaatatGTTATACATAATACTAGTCAACtgttgatatttatttatatcattatatagAAAGATTCACcttttttagtataaatattttgtttctcaattttattcttaataaatagttttttattttgctgATGTCCTCTTTTaagttctattttttaaaatttaattattttaatttgatttattttaaaatttaactatttttaaaatatacctCTGAAACAAGTAAAACGATAATTTTTgctgtaaaaattatttatatttatttttataattataattatattttattttttatcatagaaTAAAAACACGTGGGGTTTTTCactaataacatattaaaaaaaaatctaaaataacagTTACAGAAGAAGTAAatcatttgagatcaaaatgtattttatataatatatattataacagaGTTATCTTCCCATCTAATTGGTTAAACCACTTTCCTTTTCCCCGAACGCATGCATATCTTATTCAGGGAAAGGATGAAGGATCTGAAAGGTTTCAGATCCACGTGCTTAAATATCATTGGTAGCTAGGACCGTCATTGACAATCCTAAATTGCACAACccaatatatatagaaaaataactaaaattttgtCTCTAGTTTCTGATACAGGTGTGTTTCATTGCTGACTAGCTTCAATTTTAACTAAAGCTCTGAGTCTCATGTTTTTCTCATGCCATCATATTGTCATCATCATCAGAATCTatctattgattttgtttttctcgcAGATTTTGGTTTCAGATATCGTGCCGCATTGGTTCGCTTTCTCAATTCTGATTGCAGCAGAGTGTTATGCTTCTATCGATTTTTCAcctaattgatttttttatcagGTTTGTTTCATTCGATTGAATTTGTATGTGGTGTATGTATGGTTTCTGAaaatctgttttgttttttttttttttttataatttatttcggCGTCATTCCTCGGTACACTCGAAGTGTTTTGGTTGTTAATCTTTTAATTTCGTTTTGGTCTTCATTTCTTGAATGCAAATGGAACTCTGGTTTGTTTGATGATGCTTTGGGAGCAACCGATGTTGTCGGGTTGACTCAGGTCAACTACATTGGGTTTGACTTTAAATGTTGTCTGGAGAGGTATTTTCCCTTCTGAAAACATGTATTCAATTCTTTTCTAGAATCCATAACggaatatatttattaagaaagaaTTTGTTACATAGTTAGTCCGtttgtcttgttttctttaCTTTACAGAGTCCAACGTATGGGAAGAAACTGCTACCTTGCTGATTCGTTATGGTCATCGAATTTATATTGTGGTTTCTTTGATTCACAGCTTCCTTTGCTCTGTGTATGAAGGTGCTTGTAATATGTGCTGGCTGTATGTATAGATATAGGAATAGGAATTGGTGTTCTATTCTGACGACCCTTGTTGTTCTGACCTATGAAAGATTGGAATGCCAGTGCTCAGATGAATGATGATCtatattgaaattttgtaattatttgattgttttttcaattttcattttgcaGTAACAATGGAGGTTGTTGTCCCAAGAAGAAAACGCTCAAAAACTTCGCAAACTGAGGATAAGCTGACATTGTCTAGATGCTCGAAAGCTTACAGAAAATCGAAGAGAAAAGCTGAAGAAATGTCTGAGAATGGTGATAAGAAATCCGAACTGAAAGGGAAAGAAGGTGAGATGTGTTTAAAGAAGAATTGTGCAGTAAGGGTGactaaaaagaagagaaaggttCGAGAAAACTATATGTTTGATAATATAAAACCAAAGTTAGATGCCAAAGAAGATTCCTGTTTACCGAGGACAAGAAAACTACCATGCAAGAGAAGAGATGAGAAACAAAAGCTTACTGTCTCaaacaagaaaaggaaatatgaaGATGATTTCTTGAGTGATGATTTAGAAGATGAAGAAATGCTTGTTATCTTAAGATCAAAGAACAGGAGCAGATTGAGAAGAATGAATGATGTGAAGGTGTCCATCTTTCTCATCACCTTAAAGAGATTGTGTAATACATCGTATTTCAATAATGCTAACCGATTGTCTTGAACAGGATGTTGAACAAAAGCCTCGAATTTGTCATCAATGCATGAAAAAGGAGAGAACACTTTTTGTGCCTTGTACTAAATGCCCGAAAATGTACTGTATGCAGTGTGTGGATAAATGGTATGacatttaattaatcaattattctgAAGGATTATGTGCTTGTTTGTGTAGTTTAGGATTTATCATGACTAAATAGTGCTGTTTGTGACTTTTACACACAGGTACTCTGATATGACAATAGAAGAAATTGCTGCAAGTTGTCCGTTTTGCCAGAAAAACTGCAATTGCAATGTTTGTTTGCGCGCAAGAGGATTGATTAAGGTTTGATTTGTTCTGATATCTACCCTAAGTTCATTTCTATGATGAAAAAAAGTTCATATATTATAGTTGTATCTGCACTggtaatttttcaatttctttttgtatCTACTTTCAGACATCTAACAGGAACATAACTGATTATGAAAAAGCTCAGTATCTGCATTATATGATCAGTTTACTCCTACCatttttgaaacaaatttgTCATGAACAAAGTCAAGAGGAGCTAATTGAAGCTAAAATACCAGGTTTTAATCTTCACCTTTTAAGTTTTGCGTTATcacattgaaaaaaatcaccaaCGCTAAACTCTTTTGTCAGGAAAACCTTCTTTTGAGAAGGAAATACCTCGAAGTCTTTGTGGCAACGATGAACGTGTCTATTGGTAGGTGCCCTCTTTCTCAAGATTCTAGTTTGATTCTTTACAAGTTTTATAATATCTCatgttttatttacttttttcatGGAACAGTGATCATTGTGCTACTTCAATTATTGATCTTCATAGAAGCTGCCCCAGTTGTTCCTATGAACTCTGCCTCAGTTGTTGCCAAGAAATACGTGATGGAAGAATTACACCCCGGGTGGAGCAGAAGTTCTCATATGTGAATAGGGGCTATGATTATATGCATGGTGGAGACCCTCTACCTGTGTCTAATGATTTCAGGACATCAGAATGTCAAACCAAGCTATCTAATGTGTGGAATGCTAAGAGTGATGGAATCATCCGATGTGCACCAAAGGAGTTGGGGGGTTGTGGAAGTGCTGCATTGGAGCTGAGACGTGTCCTACCAAGTGGCTGGATATCTGAATTGGAAATCAAAGCTCGCAGTACGCTGAAAATTTGGGAAGATGAAAACACAACTCTTAAGCTAGAAAAAGCAGCATCAAGCTACACCTCTTTGAGAAAGGAAGCTATTAAAGAAGACATAAATGACAATAATATCTACTGTTCAGAGTCAAGTAGCATTCAAAAAGGAGAGTTGTTACTTTTCCAAAAGCATTGGGCTAATGGCGAACCAATTATAGTTCGTGATGCCCTTAAACTGGGGACCGGTCTGAGTTGGAAGCCGATGGTAATGTGGCGAGCATTGTGTGAAAATAGGGCTTCAGAGGTCAGTTCAAAAATGTCAGAAGTAAAGGCCATTGATTGCCTGGCTAATTGTGAGGTCAGTTCAGGTCTAGATTCCTCATATTGCAGAGCTTCAATTGCCATCTTAGTATTCCATCTTCTAAACTCTAAGTGTAATATTTTTAGCTTGTATCTCGTGCAACatactatattatataagtATTCACCCTTCTAAATTTATGCAGGTAGAAATCGATACTCGCACATTTTTCAAAGGTTATATTGAGGGAAGAACATACAGAAATCTCTGGCCAGAGATGCTGAAGCTAAAAGACTGGCCCCCCTCTGATAAATTTGAAGATCTTTTGCCCCGCCACTGTGATGAGTTTATTCGGTCATTGCCATTCCAAGAGTACAGTGATCCTCGGAGCGGAATTCTCAATCTTGCTGCGAAGTTGCCAGCCCATGTCCTAAAACCTGACATGGGTCCGAAAACTTATATTGCCTATGGGATTAAAGAAGAGCTTGGTAGAGGAGACTCTGTAACAAAGCTTCACTGTGATATGTCAGATGCGGTATGCATCAAGCTTCCTTAGTCTGTGATTTGTTTGTTGCTTAAGCAGTGGTCGGCCAAATTTTCTTTCATCTGAATTttcttcacacacacacacacacacacttataCATGCATACTCTTCATTCTTTATGAGAACTCACATTTTGGTTTGCTCATTGGATTGGAAACTCAGTTTCAATAAGGATTCTCATTGTTTGTTTGTAGAAGTTGAGATTATATTACTGTCCCCTATTTATTATGTCAATGGTTTCAAATGGAAGCATATTGGCTTATTTCTTGGTCTAATTTCTTGTTTGGTAATTGTCATAGGTCAATATTTTAACCCATACAGCAGAGGTGATGTTAACTGATGAGCAGCACTTAATTATTTCAAAGTTGAAAGAAGCACACAAGGTACAAGATGAGAGAGAGCAGTGTGATGAAGAAAGGGTTACCAACAGCCTGAATTGCCGAACTTTCAAAGACAACAAAGTACGGATAGAAAACAAGGTAGTTTTCGGATCCAATGACATAGAGAAGCGTCCCATTGAAATTAATGGAAGGATATTTACAAATGGTGTACATGAAGAGGTCGCTTCTGCTATAGAGAATGAATCAACGGAAACAGGCAGTGCTCTATGGGATATCTTTCGAAGAGAAGATTCTAAGAAGTTAGAATCATATCTCAGGAAACACTCAAAAGAATTTAGACATACTTATTGTTCTCCAGTTGAACAGGTATAAAAATTGTAACACTTTACATTTCCGCTTATCCTTATTCTTTTATGCCTGATGGTTTAACCTTATTTTCTTATGCCTGATGCTCAAATAGGTTGAACATCCAATTCATGACCAATGTTTCTATTTGACATGGGAGCACAAGAAGAAGCTGAAAGAGGAGTTCGGTCAGTACAAAGAACTTGCATACAATATTTTCTCAGTTCCTGTAATCGGTTACTTATGGGAACTTTGACTTTTAGGTGTAGAACCGTGGACTTTTGAGCAAAAACTTGGGGAGGCTGTCTTTATTCCTGCTGGATGCCCACATCAAGTCAGGAATCTCAAGGTAAAATATCTAGACACATGCTCGACTAATTTTCTGAAATAACTTAGTTGTTTCTGTTGCTCTAATTGCCCTATGTCAAACCTTTCACAGTCATGCACAAAAGTTGCGGTAGACTTTGTGTCTCCGGAAAACATCCATGAGTGTCTGCGTTTAACTAATGAGTTTCGCCAGCTTCCCAAGAACCACAAGGCTAGGGAAGATAAGCTTGAGGTAATTTGCTTCtacattttatttcattctgCCTCTTTTATGATGTCTGCATCAAAATAAGTAGCAGGTTTATATGTTGATGTTGAACAGATAAAGAAGATGATAGTTTATGCCATTGATGAAGCTGTCAGAGACCTAAAAGCTTTACTAAAGTTTTCATGACTGGCTAAAGGCTGCTTTCTTACTTCATTTTTCCTTGGTTGCTGATACTCTAGATTGTGAATATTAAGTGTTGAGATAGAAATTGTTAAGTCCGAATGTTCATTGCAGAGTTATAGTCTAGACAGAAAGTTGTGAAGTTAGAATTCTTTATTGGAGAGCTAAAGGCACTCCCAATTCAGTGTTTCCCATTTTGGTAATAATGTAGGAACTTCTTTTTTTGTCAGTTACATGTTAGATGACAATTGAGTGTTTCCTGTTTTGGTAATAATGTAGGAACTTTTTTGTCTTACATTTTAGATGCCAATTCTCAAAGTTATGTAAACAGATAATAATGATcagaagaataaaaaaggatTAATGAAAGTTATCGCATTCATTGGGGAAGAAAATTCAAGTAGACTGTCATTTGTCTTGCAATCTTTGTGATTATAGTTGGGCCTTTTGTGAGCTTGTATATTTATTCCGATAATAAGGCTGGTTTTGaccaacaattaaataataaggttgttaaaaatagaCGACTAAGTGCAATTATCCTTGGAACAAATGCAAAAGTGTATTAAGGAACTCGCGACAATAATCACGTCATCGCAGACATCCAAGAATGGTCCATATGAGGAAGAAATCAGGGAAGAACCGTCTCCTGCAGGATCTTCATTAATGGAGTGTGCGCAAATACCATTTTGTCAGTTTTGTGGGGAAAAATGGGATAAAGATCATGAACAAAGATGTAGCGTACAGGGTAAGCTCCATGCTATATTTGTGGCATAATTTTATAAGTGCTCATTGGGTTAAAACTATGGGATTGGAGTCCTTATTGTATATCAGATTTTCCTGTTATGGTGTCCTCTCGCAATTGCTCTCAGGTGGAGTGGCAGATTAATAACCATGTCTTTCACGCTGAGATTTTGGTATTATGTAACACTTGTTTTGGAGTTATTCTAGGAATGCAGTGGTTCATGTAGGGTGTTAAAGTAGGTGGTGGTCCGCAGCTAACTTGTCCGTCTATCAAAATCGAATGGGTTGGAATGGAATTTTCAATTCGTTGGTCTTTGCTCCGTCCCACATACCTCGTCAAATTAATAGATCAAAACCAAGATAGTCTGATCTCGATCCACAttgtattttgttattattattattttttaatttaaaattaaaactaaaaaaattttaaaaattaatttttatatatttattttttaaaaatgaaaatatacaatattattataatttgaattcttAACACTCACATGTTAACATCTAATAATTAGTATAATACAAtagtttaacttttaataattattttaatttatccatttaaaaatattaattaattaattaaaagtttacaaaatattcatataattcaatattctttaaatatttattagtaagtaaaaaaaaatttaaaaagttggGTGAGGTACAATGGAACTATGGTGAGCTTACAATGAAGTTTGAGCATGATGAAAATCAGATGTAGGAGAGTAAAATGCAATGTTATGTTATTGGATTTGCGTACTGGATATAATTAGCTTTGCATGGTTGAAATAGATATCCACAAAACAACCTTTCGAACTCATAGTGGTCACTATGAATAGGTAGTCTTACCATTTGGATTCAGTAAGTTCACAGTGTAGAgataatttagaatttattgattttggggtgcagaaagaaaaaaaaaagagagatacCGAAGAAGCAACCTACGAGCCCAATGGGAAAACTACAAGAAATAGTTACTGTTGAGTTTTGAGCGCCATCTTCACTTTGGACGTTATCCCAATTCTCTCCACTAATCTTTCTTTTCCTTCGCAGTTCATTCCACTCTTCCAAATGCTCCACGCTCATCACCTTCAACCTTATCTCCTCTTTCTTTCGCCACACTCTCATACGGTGTCGTTTCCCTTCCCATCCAGAACCACCACCTCTCTCTCTCCAAGATTCCCCGTTACTTCCATCAGAAGAGGTTCTTCTTCTCTCAGGTTCCGCAATCTTGGCAGCGCCAGCATCTCAAACTCCGTCGCGAATGGCGGAACGGAGCATCAGAAGCAACCGGTAACCAGGGCCTACCCTTTCCACGAAATTGAGCCCAAGTGGCAGCGTTTCTGGGAGCACAATAGCACTTTCCGAACCCCCGATGACGATATCGACACTACGAAGCCTAAATACTATGTTCTCGACATGTTTCCTTACCCTAGGTTTTCAATCTTAGTTGCTTCGTGCTTGAAGTTTCTGATTCTTTTGAATTGCGATTTGAATATTCGTAATTACTATTTTTTGCAGTGGAGCTGGACTTCATGTTGGTCATCCTCTTGGATATACCGCCACAGACATTCTTGCTAGATACAAACGGATGCAGGGGTATAATGTGTTGCATCCGATGGGTTGGGACGCTTTTGGATTGCCAGCAGAACAATATGCTATCGAGGTCTGTTTCTTGGTTCTCACTTCTACAGTTTGACTTGTGTATGTTTCTTTACTAATGTGCTGGCGCGTGCTTCAGACGGGAACTCACCCCAAGCTCACTACGGTGAGGAATATCAATCGCTTTCGCACTCAGGTAAACTGCTGATAAGATGCTTTAACTGTAATCAAGGCCAGTGATGCTTCGTTAAATTATTGAATGATTTAAGAtaatttcattactttttaCACTTTCATCCAATTATTTATTGCCATGCATGATAAGATTGTAAATCATTTTAGCATCCTCTTTTAAAATACATGCCTGTGATGATTTGTAATGGGTTGACAGTGAAAATTTTAACTGATAGtggataaaaatttaattgtttggGAATTCTTTTGGTACATATATAATTTGCTGCTGATTTTGAGCCGGAAAGAGTGTTCTTTGGGACTTAGCCCCTAATTTTTATTCGTTTGAAGTTCTTTGTTTTAGATTGACTATTTTAAGTTGCAAGAGTGAGTAATTCATTGAAAAGCTGTACTGAAAAGGAACTGAACAATTGTTTGCTAGATAAGTTTCAGTTTCAAAACAACCTGAACACCTTAGTTTGAATCGTATTCAGATCATACAATATGTAACTCATTTGATTAATCATTTAAATCTTTGGGAAGTAATTTGAATGACCTCCacttgatttaaaaataaaagcttc
This genomic stretch from Vigna radiata var. radiata cultivar VC1973A chromosome 7, Vradiata_ver6, whole genome shotgun sequence harbors:
- the LOC106769293 gene encoding lysine-specific demethylase JMJ25, which codes for MEVVVPRRKRSKTSQTEDKLTLSRCSKAYRKSKRKAEEMSENGDKKSELKGKEGEMCLKKNCAVRVTKKKRKVRENYMFDNIKPKLDAKEDSCLPRTRKLPCKRRDEKQKLTVSNKKRKYEDDFLSDDLEDEEMLVILRSKNRSRLRRMNDVKDVEQKPRICHQCMKKERTLFVPCTKCPKMYCMQCVDKWYSDMTIEEIAASCPFCQKNCNCNVCLRARGLIKTSNRNITDYEKAQYLHYMISLLLPFLKQICHEQSQEELIEAKIPGKPSFEKEIPRSLCGNDERVYCDHCATSIIDLHRSCPSCSYELCLSCCQEIRDGRITPRVEQKFSYVNRGYDYMHGGDPLPVSNDFRTSECQTKLSNVWNAKSDGIIRCAPKELGGCGSAALELRRVLPSGWISELEIKARSTLKIWEDENTTLKLEKAASSYTSLRKEAIKEDINDNNIYCSESSSIQKGELLLFQKHWANGEPIIVRDALKLGTGLSWKPMVMWRALCENRASEVSSKMSEVKAIDCLANCEVEIDTRTFFKGYIEGRTYRNLWPEMLKLKDWPPSDKFEDLLPRHCDEFIRSLPFQEYSDPRSGILNLAAKLPAHVLKPDMGPKTYIAYGIKEELGRGDSVTKLHCDMSDAVNILTHTAEVMLTDEQHLIISKLKEAHKVQDEREQCDEERVTNSLNCRTFKDNKVRIENKVVFGSNDIEKRPIEINGRIFTNGVHEEVASAIENESTETGSALWDIFRREDSKKLESYLRKHSKEFRHTYCSPVEQVEHPIHDQCFYLTWEHKKKLKEEFGVEPWTFEQKLGEAVFIPAGCPHQVRNLKSCTKVAVDFVSPENIHECLRLTNEFRQLPKNHKAREDKLEIKKMIVYAIDEAVRDLKALLKFS